One window of the Hippocampus zosterae strain Florida chromosome 8, ASM2543408v3, whole genome shotgun sequence genome contains the following:
- the sirt5 gene encoding NAD-dependent protein deacylase sirtuin-5, mitochondrial isoform X1, translating to MVVPQLTSRRLINFYTLLRKRSDSQNMTRPSSDLAAFREIFSKASNIAILTGAGVSAESGVPTFRGAGGYWRKWQAQDLATPEAFSRNPSRVWEFYHYRREVMLTKTPNAAHLAIAECEERLGRQGRGVAVITQNIDELHRRAGSKNILEIHGSLFKTRCTSCGHEAANHNSPICAALEGKGAPDLESKDAQIPVQDLPRCEQAGCSGLLRPAVVWFGEALDSEIIIRAEKVLDNCDLCLVVGTSSVVYPAAMFAPQVAARGVPVAEFNMEDTPATMRFKFHFHGPCGTTLPVALSPHASEKQ from the exons ATGGTCGTACCGCAGTTGACCTCCAGACGCCTCATCAACTTTTATACTCTCCTGAGGAAACGCTCGGACAGCCAAAATATGACCAGACCCAGTTCGG ACCTGGCGGCATTTAGGGAGATCTTCTCCAAGGCCTCCAATATCGCCATCCTCACCGGAGCGGGTGTGAGTGCGGAGAGTGGAGTCCCTACCTTTAGAGGGGCGGGGGGCTACTGGAGAAAATGGCAAGCTCAG GATCTCGCCACGCCGGAGGCGTTCTCCCGAAACCCGTCCCGCGTCTGGGAGTTTTACCACTACCGTCGTGAGGTCATGCTTACGAAAACTCCGAACGCCGCTCACCTGGCCATCGCCGAGTGTGAGGAGCGTCTGGGCAGGCAGGGCCGCGGAGTCGCCGTCATCACTCAGAACATTGATGAACTTCACCGCCGCGCCGGATCCAAAAATATCCTCGAAATTCACG gGAGCCTGTTTAAAACACGCTGTACGAGTTGTGGTCATGAAGCCGCCAATCACAACAGCCCCATTTGTGCTGCTCTGGAGGGCAAAGG AGCTCCAGACCTGGAATCAAAAGATGCTCAGATCCCTGTCCAGGACCTCCCCAG gtgcgAACAAGCCGGGTGTTCGGGTCTTCTGAGACCAGCTGTGGTTTGGTTTGGAGAGGCTCTGGATTCGGAGATAATCATTCGAGCGGAGAAAGTGCTGGATAACTGTGACCTCTGCTTAGTG GTTGGCACGTCGTCTGTGGTGTATCCAGCAGCCATGTTTGCTCCTCAAGTGGCCGCAAGAGGCGTCCCCGTGGCCGAGTTCAACATGGAAGATACACCGGCCACAATGCGCTTCAA GTTTCACTTTCACGGCCCTTGTGGGACCACCTTGCCTGTTGCCTTAAGTCCCCATGCAtctgaaaaacaatga
- the sirt5 gene encoding NAD-dependent protein deacylase sirtuin-5, mitochondrial isoform X2: MVVPQLTSRRLINFYTLLRKRSDSQNMTRPSSDLAAFREIFSKASNIAILTGAGVSAESGVPTFRGAGGYWRKWQAQDLATPEAFSRNPSRVWEFYHYRREVMLTKTPNAAHLAIAECEERLGRQGRGVAVITQNIDELHRRAGSKNILEIHGNLFKTRCTSCGHEAANHNSPICAALEGKGAPDLESKDAQIPVQDLPRCEQAGCSGLLRPAVVWFGEALDSEIIIRAEKVLDNCDLCLVVGTSSVVYPAAMFAPQVAARGVPVAEFNMEDTPATMRFKFHFHGPCGTTLPVALSPHASEKQ, encoded by the exons ATGGTCGTACCGCAGTTGACCTCCAGACGCCTCATCAACTTTTATACTCTCCTGAGGAAACGCTCGGACAGCCAAAATATGACCAGACCCAGTTCGG ACCTGGCGGCATTTAGGGAGATCTTCTCCAAGGCCTCCAATATCGCCATCCTCACCGGAGCGGGTGTGAGTGCGGAGAGTGGAGTCCCTACCTTTAGAGGGGCGGGGGGCTACTGGAGAAAATGGCAAGCTCAG GATCTCGCCACGCCGGAGGCGTTCTCCCGAAACCCGTCCCGCGTCTGGGAGTTTTACCACTACCGTCGTGAGGTCATGCTTACGAAAACTCCGAACGCCGCTCACCTGGCCATCGCCGAGTGTGAGGAGCGTCTGGGCAGGCAGGGCCGCGGAGTCGCCGTCATCACTCAGAACATTGATGAACTTCACCGCCGCGCCGGATCCAAAAATATCCTCGAAATTCACGGTAA CCTGTTTAAAACACGCTGTACGAGTTGTGGTCATGAAGCCGCCAATCACAACAGCCCCATTTGTGCTGCTCTGGAGGGCAAAGG AGCTCCAGACCTGGAATCAAAAGATGCTCAGATCCCTGTCCAGGACCTCCCCAG gtgcgAACAAGCCGGGTGTTCGGGTCTTCTGAGACCAGCTGTGGTTTGGTTTGGAGAGGCTCTGGATTCGGAGATAATCATTCGAGCGGAGAAAGTGCTGGATAACTGTGACCTCTGCTTAGTG GTTGGCACGTCGTCTGTGGTGTATCCAGCAGCCATGTTTGCTCCTCAAGTGGCCGCAAGAGGCGTCCCCGTGGCCGAGTTCAACATGGAAGATACACCGGCCACAATGCGCTTCAA GTTTCACTTTCACGGCCCTTGTGGGACCACCTTGCCTGTTGCCTTAAGTCCCCATGCAtctgaaaaacaatga
- the LOC127605839 gene encoding LOW QUALITY PROTEIN: phosphatase and actin regulator 1-like (The sequence of the model RefSeq protein was modified relative to this genomic sequence to represent the inferred CDS: substituted 1 base at 1 genomic stop codon) yields the protein MAAAAAAAAEQEDRRPIRRVRSKSDTPYINEARISLHLETAEEVERLAAMRSDSLVPGTHTPPIRRRSKFATLGRLFKPWKWRKKKSEKFKQTSAVLERKMSTRQSREELIKKGVLKEVLDKDGSSSLGEDEKLQNGRSPLLACSSSQSEGAEPMEGAAASGGSLEFEIPAESQQDRTQKLNQAPPPKKPSAYPGGGGGDTESTLHRPPTLHKQAPALPPKPLTRIANHSTGTFACVTIPHXGQAFASSPPPPPPPVSFIDFFPDGTPVKLPCMSGKLSPPLPPKKLMICVPAGSSEPLSPLLAFQKCSAPAGGHSLQYGTLAVPLHPPSRIIEELNKTLALTMQRFESSVMRAVPAMMMECDDKENLPNETDYEDLPVMYRDDDDDDDDDDEEEEELEEDEEVEEEEEEDDDEALFTSTLALKVLRKDSLAIKIGNRPSKRELEEKNILPLQSDQERFESRQQTATKLTRRLSQRPTAEELEQRNILKPRNDLEEQEKREIKRHLSKKLSQRPTVEELREAKILIRFSDYVEVAEAQDYDRRADKPWTRLTAADKAAIRKELNEFKSTEMDVHESSRHLTRFHRP from the exons atggcggcggcagcggcggcggcggcggagcagGAAGACCGCAGACCGATCCGGAGGGTTCGTTCCAAGAGTGACACGCCTTACATCAATGAAGCGAGGATCTCTTTGCACCTGGAGACAG CCGAAGAAGTCGAAAGGCTGGCGGCCATGCGCTCGGATTCACTGGTACCCGGCACGCACACGCCTCCGATAAGGCGGCGGAGTAAATTTGCCACCCTGGGGCGCCTCTTTAAACCCTGGAaatggaggaagaagaagagtgaAAAGTTCAAGCAAACTTCTGCCG TGCTGGAGAGAAAAATGTCTACAAGGCAGAGCAGAGAAGAGCTGATCAAGAAAGGCGTCCTGAAGGAAGTTCTTGACAAAG ACGGTTCGTCGTCGCTCGGCGAGGACGAGAAGcttcaaaatggccgctccccGCTACTCGCGTGCAGCTCGTCACAATCCGAAGGTGCTGAGCCCATGGAAGGAGCAGCTGCAAGTGGAG GTTCACTCGAGTTTGAGATCCCCGCTGAGAGTCAACAGGACCGCACCCAAAAACTGAACCAGgctcctcccccaaaaaagcctTCGGCGTATccgggcggcggcggtggcgataCGGAATCAACGTTGCACAGACCTCCCACGTTACACAAGCAAGCTCCTGCGCTACCGCCCAAACCCTTGACCAGGATCGCAAACCACAGCACAGGTACATTTGCCTGCGTGACGATTCCTCACTGAGGTCAGGCCTTTgcaagctcccccccccccccccccccccccgtttctttCATCGATTTCTTTCCAGATGGCACCCCGGTAAAGTTGCCGTGCATGTCGGGGAAGTTATCTCCTCCTCTACCTCCGAAGAAGCTCATGATCTGCGTACCCGCAGGGAGCAGCGAACCCTTATCGCCTCTGCTGGCCTTCCAGAAGTGCTCCGCCCCCGCGGGCGGCCACTCGCTGCAGTACGGAACGCTCGCCGTTCCGCTTCACCCGCCCAGCAGAATCATCGAGGAGCTGAACAAGACGCTGGCGCTTACCATGCAGAGGTTTGAGAG TTCCGTGATGCGCGCCGTTCCCGCCATGATGATGGAATGTGACGACAAGGAGAATCTCCCCAATGAGACGGACTACGAGGACCTGCCCGTTATGTAtcgggatgatgatgatgatgatgatgatgatgatgaagaggaggaggaattgGAAGAGGACGAAGaagtggaagaggaagaggaagaggatgatgatgaagcATTATTTACAA GCACACTGGCCCTGAAGGTGCTACGAAAGGACTCTTTAGCCATTAAAATCGGTAACCGGCCATCAAAGAGGGAGCTGGAGGAGAAGAACATTCTGCCGCTGCAGTCCGACCAGGAGAGATTCGAGTCCCGACAGCAAACGGCAACCAAACTCACACG ACGGTTGAGTCAACGGCCAACTGCCGAGGAACTGGAACAGCGGAATATCCTGAAAC CTCGAAACGATCTGGAGGAGCAGGAGAAGAGGGAGATCAAGAGACATTTATCCAAAAAA CTCAGCCAGAGGCCGACGGTGGAAGAGCTGAGAGAGGCCAAGATCCTCATTCGCTTCAGCGACTACGTGGAAGTCGCCGAGGCTCAGGACTACGACAGGAGAGCAGATAAGCCCTGGACGAGACTCACGGCTGCTGACAAG GCTGCCATTAGGAAAGAGCTGAACGAGTTCAAAAGCACAGAGATGGATGTGCACGAGTCCAGTCGCCACCTCACCAG GTTTCACAGGCCCTGA
- the tbc1d7 gene encoding TBC1 domain family member 7, translating into MMADDPQRNFRSAYYEKVGFRGVEEKKSLEILLKDNPLDLEKLSTFSQRFPLPSMYRVHVWKVLLGVLPPHSDSHSLVGSYRKEQYQDLLEALEVMRFIKSSTPSTHVYLRMFQLESHMLPRCSEISPPDQENEDFLSISQAMEEIVEDSVDCYWLIKSFISQFHTKFGDSLPHLPKSLEHFLSQEEPGLLSHLKNGGALAQLPYHLWFRRCFAGVLPESSLQRVWDKVISGSCKILVFVALEILLSYKIILLGISRPEGIVKFLCNIPQENTDAIVTKAIDLWHKYCGNPVHAM; encoded by the exons ATGATGGCGGACGACCCACAGAGAAACTTTCGCTCTGCTTATTATGAGAAAGTTGGCTTTCGAGgagtggaggagaagaagtccttgGAAATCCTGCTGAAGGACAACCCCCTGG ATCTTGAGAAGCTGAGCACCTTCAGTCAACGTTTTCCCCTTCCGTCCATGTACAGAGTCCACGTGTGGAAGGTTTTGTTAG GCGTCCTGCCGCCTCACAGCGATTCTCATAGCCTGGTTGGAAGCTACAGAAAGGAGCAGTACCAAGACCTCTTGGAGGCGCTGGAGGTGATGAGGTTCATCAAGTCCTCCACCCCTTCCACCCACGTCTACTTGCGAATGTTTCAGCTGGAGAGCCACATGCTCCCGCGCTGCTCTGAGATCTCACCGCCG GATCAAGAGAATGAGGACTTCCTGTCCATCAGTCAGGCCATGGAGGAGATAGTCGAGGATTCCGTGGACTGCTACTGGCTCATTAAGAGTTTCATCAGTCAGTTCCACACCAAATTTGGAGACTCGCTTCCGCATCTT CCGAAGAGCTTGGAGCACTTCCTGAGTCAGGAGGAGCCGGGCCTGCTCAGCCATTTGAAGAACGGCGGCGCTTTGGCACAACTTCCGTATCATCTGTGGTTCAGGCGCTGCTTTGCCGGCGTCCTGCCCGAGTCCAGCTTGCAGAG AGTGTGGGACAAGGTGATCAGCGGCTCCTGTAAGATCCTGGTGTTTGTTGCCCTGGAGATCCTGCTCAGCTACAAGATTATCTTACTGGGGATCAGCCGACCGGAGGGCATCGTCAAGTTCCTGTGCAAC ATACCGCAGGAGAACACGGACGCCATCGTCACCAAAGCGATCGATCTATGGCACAAATATTGCGGCAACCCCGTGCATGCCATGTAG
- the wu:fi04e12 gene encoding desmoplakin-B gives MTAKLKPAQKVFIGFEGVKTGKKMSPAEAMKEVWLPYEAGQRFMEFQFVTGGLYDPELGRRRTTEDALKMGWIDGSLAMKLQVIRNHTKNLTCPKSKLKISFKEVLDYCLVEESAGLRKLPAWSVSSRGISSPYNFASAPGSNTGSRSGSRRSSRRSSLDLGSPTSLSTTSHTVPYHPLHYISNEQKIESI, from the coding sequence ATGACTGCTAAACTCAAGCCTGCTCAGAAAGTCTTCATTGGCTTTGAGGGTGTCAAAACTGGCAAGAAAATGTCCCCTGCCGAAGCCATGAAAGAGGTGTGGCTACCTTATGAGGCAGGCCAGAGGTTTATGGAGTTCCAATTTGTGACCGGGGGACTTTATGACCCTGAACTGGGTCGTAGACGAACCACAGAAGATGCTTTGAAAATGGGCTGGATTGACGGTAGCCTTGCGATGAAACTCCAAGTCATCAGAAACCACACAAAGAATTTAACATGCCCCAAGAGCAAACTGAAGATCTCTTTTAAGGAGGTTCTGGACTATTGTCTGGTGGAAGAGAGCGCCGGGCTGAGAAAGCTACCGGCGTGGTCCGTGTCCTCCAGGGGAATTAGCAGTCCCTACAATTTTGCCTCTGCCCCAGGATCCAACACAGGGTCCAGGAGTGGCTCACGCCGAAGTTCCCGAAGGAGCAGCTTGGATTTAGGCTCCCCCACCTCCTTGTCCACCACCAGTCATACAGTCCCTTACCACCCTCTCCACTAcatctcaaatgaacaaaaaatagaATCCATCTAG